A segment of the Candidatus Poribacteria bacterium genome:
AGCGTTCCTATTTACAATAATATACAGACAAATTATCAGTTTTCTTGAAAAAGATTAAATTTTTGATACATCTATGATATACTATTTCAGTAAAGCATGCAAGCAGATAATTATTAGCAGTCGGCTATCAGCCATCAGCCATCAGCAAAGAGCCTTTAGCAAAGTCGTCGGTACACTCCGCTAAACTTAATATTTTTTGAAGAAAGAAAACTGGCGCAGGTTATAATGAATGTGGCAGTGTTAAACGACCCACCAGTTTTTACAAGTTGCGACGAAAACCACAGATGAAAACCTGATAATTCTGCCCGTATCAAGCATGTTCTGTTTCTTCTTATTTGTTTTTCCCATCAACAGTTTTGCCCACAACCTTCTTTCCAAATTATATAAATGCACCTTGCTCGCGATTTACAAATTGTGAGCATATTGTAGGAGATTTTTGATGGAAAATAGAAATTCCTTTGCTCCCGCGCCATGCAGTGTAGGGGGTGAAGATGTGACAACGTGGGCTCTTCCTGACGGGGCTGTTGTCCGATTGGGGCGGGGTAGTGTTCGGGATATGGCATTCTCACCCGACGGACAGTATTTTGCAGTTGGTACATCAATTGGACTCTGGTTATATGAACTCCCGACACTCTCCCCGATTGCTCTCTGGAATACGGAACGCGGAATGACCAGTGATGTCACATTTTCACCGGATAGCCGTCGGATTGTGATGCGCACGTTTGCTGGAAATTTAATAGTATGGAATATTCAAAGCGGTGCTTGTATAGCACAAATGGAGGAATTCGATAATCAAGAGATTTGCCCACCCGTTTTCTCTCAAGATGGGCAACACCTCATTGCTGCTGATTATCGCATGAAAAATAGGAAGATTTACGTTTGGAATTCATACACCGGCCAGCAAGTAAAAGAAACGGAAATACATCACTCCTACAATGTCTATTCGCTCTGCTTTTCCCCGGATTTAAGCTTGTTGGCAGGTAAAAACAGTGATCCAGATAACATCGGCAGAAATATTGGTGATGGCGATTCAATTACGGTCTGGCAGGTAGACACTGGAGAACAAATTGCCAACATCACAGGACATTCTGAGCAGGTGCGAAAGTTCTGCTTTTCGCCATGTGAACAGTTCCTTGCCGCCGGCGGTTGGCACGGCACAATACATGTATGGGACGTGGCAAGTGGACAACTGGAGACGAACTATACCGATTATGGGGAATCCCAAATGTATCCATATTTTCTCCCAGAGGGTGCACTGATTACTGCCGCAGTTTCTGAACGCAAGATTGAGATTTGGCATGTAGAAAAAGGCGAGAAACTGGATGAATTTGAACACCGCGGGAGCAGGAGCAAGGTTCATTTTTCTGATAGTGGAACACAATTGGCACTTGCAAACTCCTGCGAGATCCAAATCTGGAAAAAAGGTAATAATTCCGACGCGCACACGCCTTCAACCCTTCATGGACACATCTCCACGGTGGATACGTTAGTCTTTTCGGCAGACGAAAAGACGCTCGCCTCTGCGTCTTGGGG
Coding sequences within it:
- a CDS encoding WD40 repeat domain-containing protein yields the protein MENRNSFAPAPCSVGGEDVTTWALPDGAVVRLGRGSVRDMAFSPDGQYFAVGTSIGLWLYELPTLSPIALWNTERGMTSDVTFSPDSRRIVMRTFAGNLIVWNIQSGACIAQMEEFDNQEICPPVFSQDGQHLIAADYRMKNRKIYVWNSYTGQQVKETEIHHSYNVYSLCFSPDLSLLAGKNSDPDNIGRNIGDGDSITVWQVDTGEQIANITGHSEQVRKFCFSPCEQFLAAGGWHGTIHVWDVASGQLETNYTDYGESQMYPYFLPEGALITAAVSERKIEIWHVEKGEKLDEFEHRGSRSKVHFSDSGTQLALANSCEIQIWKKGNNSDAHTPSTLHGHISTVDTLVFSADEKTLASASWGDNVLLWDITSKRSYHPQSEKLPASSHNVYRSPSGRLISINVYGDNLNVLEVGKREPLAELTGLEGQLGRAKAFAPTGHRIASADQDNNIHIWECSGGESWKKHTTIVNDEEFTYGLLHSPTGLAFSPDGKRLASISRSRDWKACLWDVDTGKQIAELPLKPLSGRTYRGYDTGIAFSPRGDIIAGGKWGEIVLWDATDGKTLRTLPQPEESQRPITLCFSPCGEYLASGAWWQGGLQKVPIRLWEVASGENIATFWGHTTDVQCFAFSQDGTLLVSGGHDGAIYLWDLKPYL